One stretch of Desulfobacterales bacterium DNA includes these proteins:
- the flgM gene encoding flagellar biosynthesis anti-sigma factor FlgM, translating to MNHINPSETYLQQAGFKKAPETGNTALTNKQKTDAKKSISKGDVIVNLSDTSREMQIAKQASTSSPDIREQKIKDIQTLINENRYEIKPDEIAEKILGLHIDETI from the coding sequence ATGAATCATATCAACCCGTCTGAAACTTATTTGCAGCAGGCTGGTTTTAAAAAAGCCCCTGAAACCGGAAACACCGCGTTGACCAATAAACAAAAAACCGACGCAAAAAAAAGCATTTCCAAAGGAGATGTCATTGTCAACCTGTCGGATACCTCCAGAGAAATGCAAATTGCTAAACAGGCTTCAACCTCATCGCCGGACATCAGAGAACAAAAAATCAAGGATATCCAGACCCTGATCAATGAAAATCGATATGAAATAAAACCGGATGAAATCGCTGAAAAAATACTCGGGCTCCATATAGACGAAACGATTTAG